One window of Paludibacter propionicigenes WB4 genomic DNA carries:
- a CDS encoding lysophospholipid acyltransferase family protein has protein sequence MKPKKHPLFSIYQWIVAYPLIALATILVATATVILSPVFPNNKLSYNPARWWGRIICRLCFVPVKVHGLDKLDPKQSYIFALNHQSFFDVFVVYGRLPFIFKWMMKAELRKIPFVGKACESAGHIFIDRTNPATILKSMEKAKLQLCNGVSLVIFPEGTRTYTGELGKFKRGAFQLATELSLPIVPVTLKGSFDRMPRNSINVTPGPIEMFIHEPVDPHLYRPDQFHELIQFTRDQIQSAL, from the coding sequence CCACTATTTTGGTTGCCACAGCTACTGTTATTCTCTCTCCGGTTTTTCCCAACAACAAGCTGTCGTATAATCCTGCACGATGGTGGGGGCGGATCATTTGCAGACTTTGTTTCGTACCGGTAAAGGTGCATGGGTTGGACAAACTGGATCCTAAGCAATCGTATATATTTGCGCTGAATCATCAGAGCTTTTTTGATGTTTTTGTGGTGTATGGGCGGTTGCCTTTTATCTTTAAATGGATGATGAAAGCCGAGCTTCGCAAAATACCCTTTGTAGGTAAAGCCTGCGAGTCGGCCGGTCATATTTTTATCGACCGTACCAATCCGGCTACCATTCTGAAAAGTATGGAGAAAGCCAAGCTACAGTTGTGCAACGGGGTGTCGTTGGTAATTTTCCCTGAAGGAACCCGAACCTATACCGGCGAACTGGGTAAATTTAAACGTGGAGCATTTCAGTTGGCAACCGAGCTGTCGCTGCCCATTGTACCGGTAACGCTCAAGGGTAGTTTCGACCGTATGCCGCGAAATTCGATAAACGTTACGCCCGGTCCGATAGAAATGTTTATTCACGAACCCGTCGATCCTCATCTTTACAGACCCGATCAGTTTCATGAACTAATACAATTTACCCGCGATCAGATACAGTCTGCTTTATGA
- a CDS encoding glycoside hydrolase, protein MKLQSTTSHVFGIVLFLIMPYFLCTGYAGNRATDNALSNKKIPVIVINTDVKFQTIQNFGASDAWTGQFVGLWPDAKRNRVADLLFSTETNKNGQPKGIGLSLWRFNIGTGSARQNNLRDEWKTTETFLNTDGTYDWTKQSGQRWLIKAAQKRGVNQFLGFTNSPPVSLTKNGKSFSAGGIHANLLPSNYTAFSEFLANVALHFQQEGIPLNYLSPFNEPQWDWADNKQEGCPYTNQEIYDITKKLDSLISAKKLNTKIIIGEAGKLNYLYEKADKAERGNQISEFFNQNSTRYLGAMANVEKSISAHSYFTTGPVGYMTSSRLALKNKLTEASIPLAFWQSEYCILGDQEEIAGSGKDLGMNTALYVARIIHYDLAVANASTWQWWLAVSVYDYKDGLIYIDKNKTDGKIEESKLLWAFGNFSRFIRPGSIRVGVTGENLDINNPTGLMVSSYVDNSNKKLVTVLINYGSSDVNYKVQVKGMKIKYFTPYITNDTTEKGLNPLTRIKSSESFVVPKRSIVTLVGAMN, encoded by the coding sequence ATGAAATTACAATCTACAACCTCCCATGTTTTCGGTATTGTTTTGTTTTTAATCATGCCTTACTTTCTTTGTACCGGTTATGCAGGAAACAGGGCTACTGACAATGCTTTATCGAATAAGAAGATTCCTGTAATTGTAATTAATACTGACGTTAAGTTTCAAACTATTCAGAATTTTGGAGCTTCGGATGCATGGACAGGGCAATTTGTCGGATTATGGCCCGATGCCAAACGTAACCGGGTTGCCGATTTACTATTCAGTACTGAAACGAATAAGAATGGTCAACCCAAAGGTATTGGGCTGTCATTATGGAGGTTTAACATCGGTACAGGAAGCGCAAGGCAAAATAATCTACGTGATGAATGGAAAACCACTGAAACTTTTTTAAATACTGACGGCACATACGATTGGACAAAACAATCCGGACAACGTTGGTTAATAAAAGCTGCACAAAAAAGAGGAGTGAATCAATTTCTTGGATTTACCAATTCGCCTCCGGTTTCGCTCACTAAAAACGGAAAATCTTTCTCGGCTGGAGGCATACATGCTAATCTGTTGCCCTCTAATTATACTGCGTTTTCGGAGTTTCTGGCTAACGTGGCGCTCCATTTCCAACAGGAAGGCATTCCATTAAACTACCTGAGTCCCTTTAATGAGCCGCAATGGGACTGGGCAGATAACAAACAAGAGGGGTGTCCTTATACCAACCAAGAGATATACGATATTACTAAAAAGCTTGACTCGTTGATTAGCGCTAAGAAATTAAACACAAAGATAATTATTGGCGAAGCCGGGAAACTGAATTATTTATACGAGAAAGCGGATAAAGCCGAACGTGGGAATCAGATTAGCGAGTTCTTTAATCAAAACTCAACCCGTTATCTGGGCGCAATGGCCAATGTTGAAAAAAGTATATCAGCTCATAGCTATTTCACTACAGGCCCGGTAGGTTATATGACATCTAGCAGACTAGCCTTAAAGAACAAACTCACCGAAGCATCTATACCTTTAGCCTTCTGGCAAAGCGAGTATTGCATTTTGGGCGATCAGGAAGAAATTGCAGGAAGCGGAAAAGACTTAGGAATGAATACTGCTTTATACGTAGCAAGAATAATTCACTACGACCTCGCGGTTGCCAACGCTTCGACATGGCAATGGTGGTTAGCTGTGTCTGTGTATGATTATAAAGACGGCTTGATATACATTGACAAAAATAAAACCGATGGAAAAATTGAAGAAAGCAAGTTATTGTGGGCTTTCGGTAATTTCAGCCGGTTTATCAGACCCGGTTCTATACGCGTAGGAGTAACAGGAGAAAATCTGGACATAAATAATCCAACCGGGCTCATGGTATCTTCATACGTCGATAATTCCAACAAAAAACTGGTGACAGTGCTGATAAATTATGGATCAAGCGATGTGAATTATAAAGTTCAGGTAAAAGGAATGAAAATTAAATACTTCACTCCTTACATTACCAACGACACAACAGAGAAAGGTTTAAATCCTCTAACAAGAATAAAAAGCAGCGAGTCATTTGTTGTGCCCAAGCGATCAATAGTTACATTGGTTGGAGCAATGAATTAG